The Chloroflexota bacterium genome segment ACGGAGGTTTTTTTGCGCTTATATCACCAGCAGTGGCGGAGTTTTTCGGAACCCGTTCCCATGGATTAATCCTGGGCATTGTTATATTCAGTGGTACGGTGGGAGGTTCTATCGGTCCACTTGTGACTGGACATATTTTTGATACAACAGCCAGCTACCGGGCAGCTTTTATATTGTTACTCTCGCTGGCAATCGCAGGGTTCATATTGGTTCTATCGTCGGGTTCACCAGAACGGAAAGCGATGAGCCGGACATAATACGACAAACATAACAAGCCGTTATTCCCATAAGGGGACAGTTACCGCTGAACATCACCC includes the following:
- a CDS encoding MFS transporter, translating into GGFFALISPAVAEFFGTRSHGLILGIVIFSGTVGGSIGPLVTGHIFDTTASYRAAFILLLSLAIAGFILVLSSGSPERKAMSRT